The Shewanella sp. MTB7 genome includes a window with the following:
- a CDS encoding diguanylate cyclase domain-containing protein, with the protein MKVTERLKVLFALGLMLTGGVLFSLVTLNHNQVETNKELHQVIEIEIKINELGIRLWRLFQYHDQDALIQTRYAHQELKNLLNKEYFNHEHKNSIIANLIRMNINIESLIDLSQKDFESKGLHGITSPAGMLSARYNMTLQSMNEDLTKLQKLSMKDAERSQRKILYSVVIFLTIGSAIVLVLTIMTLRTLKAHLNVLTLGIKDLAKGNLDSRLLVSDTDELSELAEQFNLMKHSLETTTIKKERLQEEVDRQTKELQKQRTDFQLLANYDSLTQLYSRSAFESQMKTAIARCGRTELNGALLFIDLDRFKPINDSYGHAVGDIVLMHVSKMLSQAVRTSDIIARIGGDEFVIWLEPIENALQVTTVIDKLLLGISSPFKYGNVELKVSASVGVSFFPLDASNLSELLNVADENMYKAKADLDTCFYFTLKASKRFLITKQA; encoded by the coding sequence ATGAAAGTCACTGAGCGTCTTAAGGTCTTATTTGCTCTTGGTTTAATGCTAACTGGAGGGGTTCTTTTTTCGTTAGTCACTCTGAATCATAATCAGGTAGAGACCAATAAAGAATTACATCAGGTTATTGAAATTGAAATTAAAATAAACGAGCTAGGAATTCGGCTGTGGCGTTTGTTTCAGTATCATGATCAAGATGCTTTGATTCAGACTCGGTATGCTCATCAAGAGTTAAAAAATTTACTTAATAAAGAATATTTTAACCATGAGCACAAAAATAGCATTATAGCTAACCTTATTAGAATGAATATTAATATAGAATCTTTAATCGATTTGTCTCAAAAAGATTTTGAATCTAAAGGGCTGCACGGTATTACGTCGCCTGCAGGTATGTTGTCAGCTAGATACAATATGACACTTCAATCGATGAATGAAGATCTGACTAAGTTGCAGAAGTTATCGATGAAGGATGCTGAGCGATCACAACGTAAAATTCTGTACTCAGTGGTTATTTTTCTTACCATAGGGTCTGCAATTGTATTGGTTTTAACCATAATGACACTGAGAACCCTTAAGGCTCACCTTAATGTACTCACTTTAGGTATAAAGGATCTGGCAAAAGGTAATTTAGATAGCCGTCTTTTGGTAAGTGATACGGATGAACTATCAGAGCTCGCAGAGCAATTTAATTTGATGAAACATTCTTTAGAGACAACAACGATTAAGAAAGAACGACTACAGGAGGAAGTCGATAGACAGACAAAAGAACTACAAAAACAGCGTACAGATTTTCAACTGCTCGCAAATTATGACAGTTTAACTCAACTTTATAGCCGTAGCGCGTTTGAATCGCAGATGAAAACAGCGATTGCTCGTTGCGGACGTACGGAGCTTAATGGTGCTCTTTTGTTTATCGATCTGGATCGATTTAAACCTATAAATGACAGCTATGGGCATGCAGTAGGAGATATCGTCTTGATGCATGTATCAAAGATGCTTTCCCAAGCGGTTAGAACATCAGATATCATCGCTAGAATCGGAGGAGATGAGTTTGTTATCTGGTTAGAACCGATAGAGAATGCATTGCAAGTCACCACTGTAATAGACAAGTTACTTTTAGGTATATCCTCTCCCTTCAAATATGGAAATGTTGAACTGAAAGTGAGTGCTAGTGTTGGCGTGAGTTTCTTTCCGCTGGATGCCAGTAACTTGAGTGAGTTATTGAATGTTGCTGATGAAAATATGTATAAAGCTAAGGCCGATCTTGATACCTGCTTTTACTTTACTCTTAAGGCTAGTAAACGTTTTTTAATTACTAAGCAGGCATAG